In Pleuronectes platessa chromosome 8, fPlePla1.1, whole genome shotgun sequence, the genomic stretch GGGGGGTGCAACAGCAGCTGATAACAAAATATTACCTCAGTTTCTCAAAAGAGGTCATCAGTGCTATGTCCTTATTTGGGTCCCTCTCACCTCGCTTCCCCTTCAGTGTCTCAATCCGAGGGAACTTTGCACTGGTCTTGTGGCGGTACAGCTTTTTGTGCGCAGGCCCAGGGTTAATAAAGTTGGGTTTATCAAACATGTTACAGCCCAGTGCTAGCTGAGGGAATAAGGGATGAGAGGGGTTGAATTTGGCCTGgttttttcctccctttcccCCAGCCTTTCGGCCTCTCCCAGCCCCTGTGAGCGCAGCTCCTTTTTTCTTCAGGTCCGCTTCTGTGCCTGCCAAGATTTTGAGGGTCTTTAGGTTGAGGCTATTGGCCTCGGAGGGCATACAGGCCTCCGACATGGGATTCCACAGTGGCTCAATGGAGGCCATCATGAACCTTTGGACCTCAGCCATGCCAGAGACAATGTTTGACAGGATATTGGAGGGCTCCTCAAATTCTCTCTGGTCGTCCCCCACCAGATTGTTGCTCTCTGACCAGCCGCTGCCAGACCAGTCCCCAGTGGTGCTACTGTCAGTCAGGCCCGTGGCACAACCACCTGCCTGGTTCTTTGCTGCCTTACCCTCTAACATAGCCTTTATCTTTTTAGTGGAACGTGAGTTCTGTTTGGGCGTCTTTACCTTTTCTGACTTGGGAGCTCTGGGAGCCCTGACTTTCTTTGGGCTCTGTCCTGCAGCTGTCTGTTTGCAATTGCCTTTCCTCTTAGACTTTATGCTTTTCGCTCCAGTCAGCATCTCACCAGTCTGTTCATCAAATTCTGTAACACCCAGCTCCTTTTTATCTATACATAACACATTCTGATTGTTGAAGTTGTGCAGTGGAAACTGGCTGTCTTCCACCGTGTATGCGTTTGCTGTGTGCTCTTGTTGCTGTATAACATCACAGTTCCACTTTACTTCCCTATTGCAGTCCATGGTCATATCATTAACATCCTGGTATTCTCCAACATTCCCCGATATCTTCATCTCACGCCCCACCACCTGCGGGGACAGGTTGGGGGTCTCAGGAGGCGACAGTTCTGACAATGATGAGTGTCTGAACTTGTCAGGGGTAAAGTTGGAGATATCCAGTAGGTCTGAGGACTCCCTGAGTGGGGTAAGGGCATCCACACTCTGCTGAATCACCACTTTTGGACTGCAATGAGCTAAGAAGCTGTCTCggccctcctcctcaccctctcgcTCACAAGACTTGAGGCTGAGGGAGCTGTAATTGCTAGAGGAGGCTGACAGAGAGCCCACTGAGTCATAGCTGACGAGCCTGCCATTGTCTGTGCACAAGGACCCTCTCTGGTATTGCACCTGGCCGTCCACACAGGCAGACTGACACACTTGCACATCTACCCCGGGCTGCAGCCCAGCCTCAGTCAGGTAGCTCTTGTCATAAAGCAGCCTGTCAGCCTCAGGGCTCAGCTGGCTGTAGTTAGACACTGGCAGGTTTTCGGTCAGGGGCACGGCACCTGGGAAGTTGTTGGGTAAGATGGGAGTCTCAGGGGTCTCGGGCCCAAAGCTCTGGCTGTGACTTGCGCAGAGTTGCTGGTGCCACATCTGGGGGAAGCTGGGGCAGTTCTGGGGGGACTGCTGGAGCTCGGACTCAGAAGGAGGCGAGAGGACGCAGCTCTGAGCgagctgcagagaagaaaaCTGTTTCTCCTCCAGGGATAGCCCCAGAGGATACTGCTGCCTAGAGGGCTGCTGGGGGAAATAGGAGATAGCTGCTCCGCCAGAGGAGTCTGTAGCATCTAACAGGGTCTGCAGGTAGCCTCCCGGGATGACAGGGACACCCGCCTCCTCTGAGGAAGGAGCTTTATCAGGAGAGCAGGTGGACGTAACAAAGGAGAATTTCTCCTCAGATGTTTGAGCAGGGGTGGTATTGTCGGAAAAATGGGGTTTGACTGTAGTTGAGCTAATGCCTGCCTCTTCTAACCCAGCAGTCGGGTTCTCAATCTGTAGCGCAGCTACACAGGCATCCGTTTCATTTGTCacactcctcccctcctctccttctgcctCTTTAATTTTCTTGCTCCTCAGCCTTGCTTCGCTTTTGAATTTCCTTATCCTGACTGTTTTATTTCCTCCCaatctcctcccctccctctcctccctctcctgggAGCGGCTCTTGGCTGTGACTGCGTGCGTGATGGAGTTTGTGTCTAATGTGACTGGGAGGCCTGGAGCTGCTATTATTCCCCCTACCATGGGGGTGGCCTCCTCTTTAGTGACACCTCCCTGGCCCTGatcagagagagcagagccctGTGCTGTTGCTGATTGTTCCACAGCATGAATCCTCTGAACCTTAAGCCTGTTTGCAATCTTGTATTTCCTTTTGGGATGACTAGAATTAAAAGGGCGATGATGGCGTCCGTTTAGATGAAAACTGCGTTGTTTTTTATCTCTGGCAACCAGCTTAAGctgttcctgtctctctctttgcctcTCTTGCCAGAAATCCTTCAGAGGAGCCAGTTTCTCATATTTGctaactgtgtctgtgtttaggcTCACAGTAGCATCCAAAGGGTCTAACTTTCCCAGTTTCACTGACATGAGTCTCTCTCCTTTAAACCTGTTGATGATGATGTACTTGATGACCACGGGTGGTTCCTTGCGACAGGATTTCCGTCGTTTTTTGGGGCACCagtccacatcctcctcctctttctgacCAGCAGgagctttttcctttttctcagcATTCTTCTCACTCTCGAGCGAGTCAACATCATATAAGTAATCATCGCTGTATCTAACCTTTCTCTTGGAGCGTAAACCATAGTTCAGTGGGTTGGAGGGGCTGAGGAATCTTTTTGAGTGGCCCTTTTTAAATTTGCCCTCCTGCAGAGTGTCTGAGGAGGAGCCCGTGCAGGAGCTGTCATCACTGAATTCTCCCGACTCCTCCGTGGAATTGAAGTCCATTAAGTAATTGACTTTTGGAGTAGACATGGGTGAACCCTGGGAGCCGTCGAGAGGGCTCCTACCACTGCAGTCcccagcttttctttcctgtcCGGTCTCCAGGATGAGCTCATCAGTTTTGGGCTGAAGCTCCTCAGCACTCCTCCTCAGGACGCCCACTCCTTCCTCTTTCTTGGCACAGTTAGCCAGGACACTGGGGAAGAAGTTGAACTGTGTCTCCTCCTGGAGCACATTTGTTTTCTCCCTCATGTTGTCCTGGAAAGACTCATAACGAATCTTCAGCGAACAGACATCACTGCTTAAAGTtgaatcatcatcttcatcatcaaagAGGTTGTCGACGTCGTCCTCAGAGAAGAGGTTGACTGACAGTTCATTCTTAGAACAAAGGTCCAGCAGTTCCATCTTACTTTCGCTGATGAAGGACTCAAAGTAGCCCCAGTCCTGGCCGGCATTAGCCAACAGAACCTCCTCTCCGCTCACTTTGTCCAGCAACAGTCCCTCATACAAGTTCTTAGTTGTTGCATCATCCTCTGCATCATCACAAtcctctgttgttttgtttccatcCACTCTCTTGCCCTCACCTGGGGCTTTCGGCAGAGGAAAGCTTAGTAGCTGGTCAGAGAGTAGCTGTTCTCCAAAGTGACTCACTGCCTCTCCTGCATGACTCAGGCACTGGATGCTGATGTTGTTAATGTCTGAGAAGTCCTCTCGGCTTACATCCCCTATCCTTACACTTAGCCCAGTCTCTGTGTCTGGGTTAGTGTCAGGGTCATGCGGTGGGTTCTGGATGGAATTGGGGTCAGTAGCATCACAGGTTTCAATGAAGCAGCCAAGGCAGGTGCGTGAAGGCTGAAGAAGACACTCCTCTGTCAGGGCAGACACAGTGCCAGACTCCATCATTGTGGCCGACAGTGGAAGGGCAATGGGCAGCGGATGAGGAGTCTTCTCGGCGTCTCCCGCTGAGCCCCAGGAATTCACAGCGGGAGTGGGAAGTGAAGTGGGAGTGGGAGTGTGGGGAATTTGGGGGACTACAGTGGTAGAGTCATTGGAGGAAGGGCAGGGGGCTGCTGTCAGGTCAAGAGAGGGGTCAGTGCAAATGGGCAGGGGCAGTGGCAGGGGCAGTGGCAGGGGCAGGGGGAGGGGCAGGGGCAGGGCCAGGGACAGGGCCAGGGTTGGTGGTGTAGGTGCGGTCCTCTGGTGTGTTGGACTGGCCTGCTGTGACGTCTCTGCAGCAGGTCggggtgaggatggagggagagcagcATCAACGAGCCCGCACAGACTCAGGTCAGCATTCTGCTCACATGCCCCTGAgggaaaaaataagaaaagatcTCAATTCCTTCACGTCTTTGAACCATAAGTCAGAAGTTAAATTacattgtttttgttctgtagCTACACTGACATTCCTTCTGGGTTGCTGAAATGCAATTACAGTAAATTAACCCCCCAGAGCTCAAAGTGTCATTTTGTGATGCCAGCTTTAAACATTAATAAGTCAGTTTTGGTATTAGATTCAGTAAGAGGTATTAGCAATGTCAAGTTGGGT encodes the following:
- the nexmifb gene encoding neurite extension and migration factor, with translation MDVLTDSGLTLIVKTSEPENANVLENTGACEQNADLSLCGLVDAALPPSSPRPAAETSQQASPTHQRTAPTPPTLALSLALPLPLPLPLPLPLPLPLPICTDPSLDLTAAPCPSSNDSTTVVPQIPHTPTPTSLPTPAVNSWGSAGDAEKTPHPLPIALPLSATMMESGTVSALTEECLLQPSRTCLGCFIETCDATDPNSIQNPPHDPDTNPDTETGLSVRIGDVSREDFSDINNISIQCLSHAGEAVSHFGEQLLSDQLLSFPLPKAPGEGKRVDGNKTTEDCDDAEDDATTKNLYEGLLLDKVSGEEVLLANAGQDWGYFESFISESKMELLDLCSKNELSVNLFSEDDVDNLFDDEDDDSTLSSDVCSLKIRYESFQDNMREKTNVLQEETQFNFFPSVLANCAKKEEGVGVLRRSAEELQPKTDELILETGQERKAGDCSGRSPLDGSQGSPMSTPKVNYLMDFNSTEESGEFSDDSSCTGSSSDTLQEGKFKKGHSKRFLSPSNPLNYGLRSKRKVRYSDDYLYDVDSLESEKNAEKKEKAPAGQKEEEDVDWCPKKRRKSCRKEPPVVIKYIIINRFKGERLMSVKLGKLDPLDATVSLNTDTVSKYEKLAPLKDFWQERQRERQEQLKLVARDKKQRSFHLNGRHHRPFNSSHPKRKYKIANRLKVQRIHAVEQSATAQGSALSDQGQGGVTKEEATPMVGGIIAAPGLPVTLDTNSITHAVTAKSRSQEREEREGRRLGGNKTVRIRKFKSEARLRSKKIKEAEGEEGRSVTNETDACVAALQIENPTAGLEEAGISSTTVKPHFSDNTTPAQTSEEKFSFVTSTCSPDKAPSSEEAGVPVIPGGYLQTLLDATDSSGGAAISYFPQQPSRQQYPLGLSLEEKQFSSLQLAQSCVLSPPSESELQQSPQNCPSFPQMWHQQLCASHSQSFGPETPETPILPNNFPGAVPLTENLPVSNYSQLSPEADRLLYDKSYLTEAGLQPGVDVQVCQSACVDGQVQYQRGSLCTDNGRLVSYDSVGSLSASSSNYSSLSLKSCEREGEEEGRDSFLAHCSPKVVIQQSVDALTPLRESSDLLDISNFTPDKFRHSSLSELSPPETPNLSPQVVGREMKISGNVGEYQDVNDMTMDCNREVKWNCDVIQQQEHTANAYTVEDSQFPLHNFNNQNVLCIDKKELGVTEFDEQTGEMLTGAKSIKSKRKGNCKQTAAGQSPKKVRAPRAPKSEKVKTPKQNSRSTKKIKAMLEGKAAKNQAGGCATGLTDSSTTGDWSGSGWSESNNLVGDDQREFEEPSNILSNIVSGMAEVQRFMMASIEPLWNPMSEACMPSEANSLNLKTLKILAGTEADLKKKGAALTGAGRGRKAGGKGGKNQAKFNPSHPLFPQLALGCNMFDKPNFINPGPAHKKLYRHKTSAKFPRIETLKGKRGERDPNKDIALMTSFEKLR